In the genome of Microcoleus vaginatus PCC 9802, the window CAAATCGGGATTGCTGATAAAATCTCGACCAAAAGCAATTAAATCCGCAACTTTGCTGCTCAGGGCCGTTTCAGCCTGTTCTTGAGTATATCCGCAGTTGCCGACGAGCGGCCCTGCAAACACATCGCGAAACTCGGCTATCATCATCGGCGTTCCCAATTCATGAAAGCCAAATGCTAGACCGTCCACCAAGTGAAGGTAAGCTAAATCATAGGCATTTAACTGCGCTGCGAAATACAGAAAATCTTCTCGATATTCTGGAGAACCCATATCATTGTAAATACCGTTGGGAGAAAGCCTAACTCCCACTTTGTTTGCCGGAAATACTGTGATAATCGCCTCGACAATTTCCTTAAGAAAACGGTAACGGTTTTCAACTGTGCCGCCATAGGAATCAGTGCGGTGATTGGTTTTGGTTTGCAGGAAAGTGTCAATGAGATAGCCGTTTGCCGCGTGAATTTCTACACCGTCAAAACCTGCCATTTTTGCTCGCTCCGCCGCCTTGCGATAATCTTCTACAACGAGCGATATTTCATCGGTTTCTAGAGCCCGAGGGGTTTCGTAGGGTTGTTTGCCTAGAGGGGTATGAATTCCTTCTCCGTTTATTTTGATGGCAGAGGCTGCAACTGGCAATTGATTGTTTTCATGAAAACTGCTGTGGGAAGCCCGCCCGGTGTGCCAAAGCTGCATGAAAATCGGTGTTTCGTGGGCATGAACCGCAGTCACAATTTGTTTCCAAGCTTCGCCTTGCTCGTCTGAATAAATACCGGGCGTATTGAGCCAACCATTAGCTTGAGTAGAAACGACTGTGGCTTCTGTAATGATTAAACCAGCGGAGGCTCGCTGAGTGTAATACTCTGTCATCAAGGCGTTGGGCATCCGCGCTTCACCGGCTCTGGCTCTCGTTAGGGGTGCCATGACTACCCGATTTTTTAAGGATAAATCTCCGATTTTGAAGGGGCTGAGTAGGAGTGGAGAAGTTGTTTGAGTGGTCATAATTTTGGTATTTTTTCAACTGAATAATCTGGGAAATCACATATAGCAACTGCCCGTGTTAGGACACAAGGCAAGACATCCAAGGCTCGCCAAAATGTAAGCAATCAAACTCATCAAGCT includes:
- a CDS encoding alkene reductase, producing MTTQTTSPLLLSPFKIGDLSLKNRVVMAPLTRARAGEARMPNALMTEYYTQRASAGLIITEATVVSTQANGWLNTPGIYSDEQGEAWKQIVTAVHAHETPIFMQLWHTGRASHSSFHENNQLPVAASAIKINGEGIHTPLGKQPYETPRALETDEISLVVEDYRKAAERAKMAGFDGVEIHAANGYLIDTFLQTKTNHRTDSYGGTVENRYRFLKEIVEAIITVFPANKVGVRLSPNGIYNDMGSPEYREDFLYFAAQLNAYDLAYLHLVDGLAFGFHELGTPMMIAEFRDVFAGPLVGNCGYTQEQAETALSSKVADLIAFGRDFISNPDLVERFTNGWPLNPPAEVGVWYSFGPEGYIDFPRYQESQAIS